A single Paenibacillus kribbensis DNA region contains:
- a CDS encoding metal-dependent hydrolase gives MMGRAHLIIGTGVSLSVLALSGHEVAPAAVVAAVVGSLLPDIDEPNSMLVSRALPTKMLRLVQLLMIGAAGWVFFTRMAPPPWNLVLALLMISASFMPSRSMRKVIIFLIGIGLAWYGEAYAPWNYIAGCLLIICTLVPHRGLTHTVYGTAAWTALLYGTTRLHGDSIWLAGGMAYLLHLLADSLTNNGIKPLPPFKWKLRFRLMSTGTRKGAKVESICIALTTVLVIIALLRYKHLI, from the coding sequence ATGATGGGAAGAGCCCATTTGATTATTGGAACCGGGGTCTCCCTGTCGGTATTAGCTTTGAGTGGACACGAAGTGGCTCCAGCTGCCGTGGTTGCTGCTGTGGTCGGTTCACTGTTGCCGGATATTGACGAACCTAATTCGATGCTTGTGAGTCGTGCATTGCCTACGAAAATGCTTAGACTCGTGCAGCTTCTGATGATTGGGGCTGCCGGCTGGGTATTTTTTACCCGTATGGCCCCGCCGCCATGGAATCTTGTTCTGGCTTTGCTGATGATCAGCGCTTCTTTTATGCCTTCACGATCCATGCGCAAGGTCATTATCTTTTTAATTGGTATCGGCTTAGCATGGTACGGGGAAGCATATGCGCCGTGGAATTACATTGCCGGGTGTCTGCTGATTATTTGTACACTTGTCCCGCACCGGGGCTTAACACACACGGTGTACGGAACAGCGGCATGGACTGCGTTGCTGTACGGTACGACCCGTTTGCATGGGGACAGCATATGGCTGGCCGGAGGTATGGCGTACTTGCTGCATTTGCTGGCTGATTCCTTGACGAATAACGGCATTAAACCTTTGCCGCCGTTCAAATGGAAGCTACGGTTTAGGCTGATGAGCACCGGAACCCGCAAGGGGGCGAAGGTAGAGAGCATCTGCATTGCTTTAACGACCGTGCTCGTTATTATTGCTTTGCTTCGCTATAAGCATTTAATTTGA
- a CDS encoding DUF58 domain-containing protein, translating into MNMVKRKRRIPRLSGRIWLLMVIWVVCLLYLLFQGGKTSVMLLCMVTLMGVYLWIVGLSGVRRVQGSRQLSHGSEFGELLHAGDQVHVKLNLRIPGFLPLPYIIVREVLKRHTGESWSFEDSVIPSLKGGGQLTFQTPALERGSYHFEETECVSEDIFGLLEHKGRLNARGEFRVLPRTVFIPYWQVNDRRSRMSGPQRVQTRTRRETTQINGVRDYVYGDRFSRIHWNATARTGSWKSKEFEHETVPKTMLVLDLQTKHYINADQFELAVSSTASLLEYGGRERMGVGLCTAGEKGIVFQPSEQMMERQRMMHHLVDIHMTSQGSLMAAVESSVRQFPQGCYFVLVSPLKDQRALELLRWADTRGMTPCHVQIGEGSAEVKAEEWLSMLRTRGIQGYHISSLEELPAVMGGGTR; encoded by the coding sequence ATGAATATGGTCAAAAGAAAACGCAGGATTCCCCGTCTGTCCGGCCGCATCTGGCTTCTGATGGTCATATGGGTGGTATGCCTGCTGTATTTGTTGTTTCAGGGCGGAAAAACGTCAGTGATGCTGTTGTGTATGGTTACGCTGATGGGTGTTTATTTATGGATCGTTGGTCTGAGCGGGGTCCGCCGTGTTCAAGGCTCACGGCAGCTGTCGCATGGCTCGGAGTTTGGCGAGCTGCTGCATGCGGGAGATCAGGTGCATGTTAAGCTGAATCTGCGTATCCCCGGCTTTCTTCCGTTGCCGTATATCATTGTCCGCGAGGTTCTCAAGCGACATACAGGCGAGTCCTGGTCGTTTGAGGACAGCGTCATTCCCAGTCTGAAGGGGGGCGGGCAGCTTACATTCCAGACTCCTGCTTTAGAGCGGGGAAGCTACCATTTTGAGGAAACCGAATGTGTCAGTGAGGACATCTTCGGCCTGTTAGAGCACAAAGGCAGGTTGAACGCACGCGGTGAATTTCGGGTACTGCCCCGAACGGTGTTCATCCCGTATTGGCAGGTAAATGATCGTCGCTCAAGGATGTCCGGGCCGCAAAGGGTTCAAACTCGAACACGGCGTGAAACGACGCAAATTAACGGTGTGCGAGACTATGTATATGGAGACCGGTTTTCACGTATTCACTGGAATGCGACTGCTCGTACAGGTAGCTGGAAATCCAAGGAATTTGAGCATGAAACAGTTCCCAAAACCATGCTTGTACTGGACCTGCAAACGAAGCATTATATAAACGCTGACCAGTTTGAACTGGCTGTGTCCTCTACCGCTTCATTGCTGGAATATGGCGGACGGGAGCGAATGGGGGTCGGCCTGTGCACGGCCGGAGAGAAAGGCATTGTTTTTCAACCCAGTGAGCAGATGATGGAACGACAACGGATGATGCATCATTTGGTAGACATACACATGACTTCACAAGGCAGCCTGATGGCTGCTGTCGAGAGCAGCGTACGTCAATTTCCACAAGGCTGCTATTTTGTACTGGTCAGTCCGTTGAAGGATCAGCGGGCGCTGGAACTTCTTCGCTGGGCTGATACCCGGGGGATGACTCCGTGCCACGTTCAAATTGGAGAAGGCTCCGCTGAGGTAAAAGCTGAAGAATGGCTAAGCATGCTTCGTACAAGGGGAATACAAGGCTACCATATTTCGAGCCTTGAAGAGCTCCCGGCTGTGATGGGAGGAGGGACACGATGA
- the spoVAC gene encoding stage V sporulation protein AC, with product MPAKSGQRGFRTNTSPLSISEKDYQSVSQKHEPSRNLFANCVRAFLVGGVICVIGQAIQEAFMAGMHLSAKDAAAPTSSMMILLSVILTCIGVYDKIAQWAGAGTAVPITGFANSMCSAALEYRSEGLVLGVGANMFKLAGSVVVFGVVAAFVVGVIYAILGLGGHH from the coding sequence ATGCCAGCTAAATCAGGGCAACGCGGTTTTCGTACCAATACGTCCCCGTTGTCCATAAGTGAGAAGGACTATCAGAGTGTTTCCCAAAAGCATGAACCGTCCAGAAATTTATTTGCCAATTGTGTGCGCGCTTTTCTGGTTGGGGGCGTCATCTGTGTGATTGGGCAGGCGATTCAGGAGGCTTTTATGGCAGGCATGCACCTTTCTGCCAAAGACGCTGCTGCGCCGACTTCATCCATGATGATTTTGCTATCAGTCATATTAACCTGCATCGGGGTCTACGATAAGATTGCCCAATGGGCGGGAGCGGGAACCGCTGTACCCATTACAGGTTTTGCTAACTCGATGTGTTCGGCGGCATTGGAATATCGTTCCGAGGGACTGGTGCTCGGAGTGGGTGCAAATATGTTTAAGCTTGCAGGCTCGGTTGTCGTATTCGGGGTTGTGGCCGCATTTGTCGTGGGTGTTATCTATGCCATCCTCGGTTTGGGGGGCCATCACTAA
- a CDS encoding AAA family ATPase: MPVRQESAQIVSAIRSNLESCILGKSFEIKLLLTAMLAGGHILIEDVPGTGKTQMIKALAKSMRGDYRRVQCNPDILPSDITGVSIFHPRDERFYFRPGPVMTNILLADEINRATTKTQSALLEVMEERSVTVDGETHMLPHPFMLCATQNPIDFEGTYMLPEAQLDRFMLKISLGYPDMETERNLLLHHQVGQPADRLEAVAHMEQIAAIQQEIREIYMDEAVTSYLLDIVRATREHPSVLLGASPRAALAFVMAAKAYAFLDNRDYVLPDDVKALAPYVLTHRLLLRPEARLDNSNAQSVLQAVLRQVHVPVRMERS; encoded by the coding sequence ATGCCCGTACGTCAAGAATCTGCGCAGATTGTATCTGCAATCCGTTCGAATCTAGAATCATGCATATTAGGAAAATCCTTTGAGATAAAATTACTGCTTACGGCTATGCTGGCGGGTGGGCACATTCTGATCGAGGACGTTCCGGGTACGGGAAAAACGCAAATGATCAAGGCTCTAGCCAAATCCATGCGCGGTGATTACCGCCGTGTCCAATGTAATCCTGATATTCTCCCAAGTGATATTACGGGGGTTTCCATATTTCATCCACGGGATGAACGTTTTTATTTTCGTCCGGGTCCTGTGATGACAAATATTTTGCTGGCGGACGAAATTAACCGCGCCACGACGAAAACCCAATCGGCTCTGCTGGAAGTGATGGAAGAGCGCAGTGTGACAGTGGATGGGGAAACGCATATGTTGCCTCATCCTTTTATGCTGTGTGCGACACAAAATCCGATTGATTTTGAAGGCACTTATATGCTGCCGGAAGCGCAGTTGGATCGTTTTATGCTCAAAATCAGCCTGGGCTATCCTGACATGGAGACAGAGCGAAACCTGCTGCTTCATCATCAGGTAGGTCAGCCGGCAGACCGTCTGGAGGCTGTAGCCCATATGGAACAGATTGCTGCGATCCAGCAGGAAATCCGAGAAATCTATATGGACGAGGCAGTGACATCCTATTTACTTGATATTGTGCGTGCGACGAGAGAACATCCATCAGTGCTGCTGGGAGCCAGCCCGCGGGCAGCGCTTGCTTTTGTAATGGCCGCCAAGGCGTACGCGTTTTTGGACAACCGTGATTATGTGCTGCCTGATGATGTAAAGGCGCTGGCACCCTATGTGCTGACGCACCGTTTGTTGCTTCGTCCCGAGGCGCGTCTGGATAACTCGAACGCCCAGTCCGTGCTTCAGGCTGTTCTTCGGCAGGTTCATGTACCTGTACGGATGGAGCGTTCTTAG
- the spoVAE gene encoding stage V sporulation protein AE: MIYLWAFLVGGAICVVGQLMMDWLKMTPAHTMSTLVVAGAIADGIGIYDPLIKFAGAGATIPITSFGNSLVHGALTELEKDGWLGVITGIFSLTSAGISSAIIFSFLACLFVRPKGSI, from the coding sequence ATGATATATCTATGGGCTTTTTTAGTTGGTGGTGCCATTTGTGTCGTGGGTCAGTTAATGATGGATTGGCTTAAAATGACACCGGCACATACGATGAGTACGTTGGTGGTAGCAGGTGCCATTGCAGATGGCATCGGGATCTACGATCCGCTTATCAAATTTGCAGGGGCAGGTGCGACGATTCCAATTACCAGTTTTGGCAACTCGCTCGTACACGGCGCCTTAACCGAATTGGAGAAGGATGGATGGCTTGGGGTCATTACAGGGATTTTTAGTTTGACTAGTGCAGGGATTTCTTCGGCGATCATTTTCTCTTTTCTGGCATGCTTGTTTGTTCGTCCAAAGGGAAGTATATAA
- a CDS encoding M42 family metallopeptidase: protein MEAKTLELFKTLTEFPSIPGHERELRAWVKERISGYTDEIVQDRLGSLFGVLRGEESGPRVMVAGHLDEVGFIVNGITENGMIRFQPVGGWWSQAIMSQRLQVLTPNGPVIGVVGSVSPHLLDESQRSKPMDIKLMYLDIGVDSRQEAQNLGIVPGTAIVPICEFTPLANPKKIMAKAWDNRYGVGLAIELLEALHKEKNKLPNTLYAGATVQEEVGLRGARTAAHLIQPDIFFALDCSAANDMGGDPNTYGQLGKGALLRVFDPGMITHRGIVEYVQDMAETHKIKYQYFISTGGTDAGQVHLSGIGVPSTVIGICGRYIHTSSSIIHTDDYDAAKELIVKLVQNLDRTTLNTIIERA from the coding sequence ATGGAAGCAAAAACATTGGAATTGTTTAAAACCTTAACGGAGTTTCCGTCCATTCCGGGCCATGAGCGAGAGCTGCGGGCATGGGTGAAAGAGCGGATATCCGGTTATACAGACGAAATCGTGCAAGATCGGCTGGGCAGTCTTTTTGGTGTTCTGCGCGGTGAAGAGAGCGGACCCCGTGTGATGGTCGCAGGCCATCTGGATGAGGTCGGATTTATCGTGAACGGGATTACGGAAAATGGAATGATTCGTTTTCAGCCGGTTGGAGGCTGGTGGAGTCAGGCCATCATGTCACAGCGTCTGCAGGTGCTGACTCCTAATGGGCCAGTCATCGGTGTAGTTGGCTCTGTCTCGCCCCATTTGCTGGATGAATCTCAACGCAGCAAGCCTATGGACATCAAGCTTATGTATCTGGATATCGGCGTAGACAGCCGTCAGGAAGCGCAAAATCTGGGGATCGTACCTGGAACGGCCATTGTACCGATCTGTGAATTCACGCCACTCGCGAATCCCAAAAAAATCATGGCTAAAGCATGGGATAACCGCTACGGTGTGGGCTTGGCGATTGAACTGCTGGAGGCATTACATAAGGAAAAGAACAAACTTCCTAATACGTTGTATGCAGGAGCTACGGTTCAGGAGGAAGTGGGACTGCGCGGTGCACGCACAGCGGCCCATCTGATTCAGCCGGACATTTTCTTTGCACTGGATTGCAGTGCTGCCAACGATATGGGCGGAGATCCGAATACATATGGGCAGCTTGGCAAAGGCGCCCTGCTGCGGGTATTTGATCCAGGTATGATTACACATCGCGGGATCGTAGAATATGTACAGGACATGGCGGAAACGCACAAAATCAAATATCAATATTTCATTTCTACAGGGGGAACAGATGCAGGTCAGGTGCACTTGAGCGGAATTGGCGTACCCTCCACCGTCATTGGCATTTGCGGACGATACATTCATACTTCCTCTTCTATTATTCACACCGATGATTACGATGCAGCCAAAGAGCTGATCGTCAAGCTGGTACAAAATCTGGATCGTACCACGCTGAATACCATTATTGAGCGCGCATAA
- the spoVAD gene encoding stage V sporulation protein AD yields MKRQGGQTWKFESRPRIIGSATVVGPDEGEGPLSTDFDYIYDNIEINEKTWEKAERRLIEHSTELALINANLNKEEVQFYISGDLMNQIISSSFSASKLGIPYLGVFGACSTSMESLALAALIVDSEAGDYVLAGTTSHNCTAEKQFRYPNEYGSQKPPTAQYTVTGSGAAVVGHAKSGTVVDCATIGRVMDMGIKDPFNMGGAMAPAAADTLLSHFRDTGRDPGYYDLIVTGDLASVGLPIAKELLKKDGYDMIQTEFNDCGLLIYDINKQKKVIAGGSGCGCSAVVTYGHLLKRIEKGELKKVLVVATGALLSPLSTQQGESIPCVAHAVAFEAGGQV; encoded by the coding sequence ATGAAAAGACAGGGAGGACAAACCTGGAAATTTGAGTCGAGACCGCGCATCATTGGGAGTGCAACCGTTGTAGGTCCGGATGAAGGTGAGGGGCCGTTGTCCACAGATTTTGATTATATTTATGACAATATCGAAATTAACGAGAAAACGTGGGAAAAAGCGGAACGCAGACTAATTGAACATTCTACTGAGCTGGCACTAATAAATGCCAATTTAAACAAAGAGGAAGTACAGTTTTATATCAGTGGTGATCTGATGAATCAGATTATCAGTAGCTCCTTTTCAGCCAGTAAGCTGGGCATTCCTTATCTGGGTGTTTTTGGAGCCTGCTCAACCTCAATGGAAAGCTTGGCCTTGGCCGCGCTGATTGTGGATTCAGAGGCGGGCGACTACGTGTTGGCGGGTACGACTAGTCATAATTGTACGGCCGAGAAGCAGTTCCGCTACCCTAATGAATACGGATCACAGAAGCCTCCCACGGCCCAGTATACCGTTACAGGTTCTGGCGCTGCAGTTGTGGGACATGCCAAGTCAGGTACGGTGGTGGATTGTGCTACCATTGGGCGCGTTATGGATATGGGCATCAAAGACCCTTTTAATATGGGGGGAGCCATGGCTCCGGCAGCGGCAGATACGCTGTTGTCTCATTTTCGGGATACAGGCCGGGACCCTGGTTATTATGATCTTATTGTAACGGGGGATTTGGCCTCAGTGGGGCTGCCGATTGCCAAGGAGCTGCTCAAAAAAGATGGATACGATATGATTCAGACGGAATTTAATGATTGCGGTTTACTAATTTATGATATCAATAAGCAAAAGAAAGTCATTGCAGGCGGCAGTGGTTGCGGATGCTCGGCTGTGGTAACCTATGGCCATCTGTTAAAGCGGATTGAAAAGGGAGAACTGAAAAAGGTACTGGTTGTGGCAACCGGGGCTTTGCTATCTCCTTTGTCTACACAGCAGGGTGAAAGCATCCCCTGCGTTGCACATGCTGTAGCTTTCGAAGCGGGAGGACAAGTATGA
- a CDS encoding iron-containing alcohol dehydrogenase: MGTNVFYVPPVNLMGSGCLGDLGPLLQERGFLKALIVTDKWLRRNGIADRVIAVLEQHRIPYMVYDGVQPNPTCGNVHEGVKVFQDHKCDVLVSVGGGSPQDVAKAIGIIVTNGGHISEYEGVHKSKHPSVPIVAVNTTAGTSSEVTINYVITDEKRKIKMVMVDKNSLASISVNDPELMVGKPAELTAATGMDALTHAIEALVTPGAYPVTDATALAAVELIFRYLPLAVENGQNLEAREKLVYAVFLGGMAFNNAGLGYVHAMAHQLGGMYDLPHGVCNAMLLPYVQEANAQHVPRKFRPIAKAIGFSITGRTDEECAEFVVDAIRSLSQEVGIPKRLSELGVTDPDLNLLADHAMKDACAASNPFQPTKEEVIALFQKIL; this comes from the coding sequence ATGGGAACAAATGTCTTTTATGTACCGCCAGTAAACTTAATGGGAAGCGGCTGTCTTGGGGATCTGGGACCGTTATTGCAAGAGAGAGGATTTTTGAAAGCGCTTATCGTGACAGATAAATGGTTGCGCCGAAACGGGATTGCAGATCGGGTAATCGCTGTGCTGGAGCAGCATAGAATTCCATATATGGTGTATGACGGAGTCCAGCCTAACCCTACCTGTGGCAATGTTCACGAAGGTGTTAAGGTATTTCAGGATCATAAATGTGATGTTCTCGTCTCGGTGGGAGGCGGATCGCCTCAGGATGTAGCCAAAGCTATTGGCATCATTGTTACAAACGGAGGACATATTTCAGAATATGAAGGCGTTCACAAATCCAAGCACCCATCCGTTCCGATTGTGGCGGTGAATACAACCGCTGGGACTTCCAGCGAGGTCACAATTAACTATGTCATTACCGATGAGAAGCGCAAGATCAAAATGGTTATGGTTGATAAAAACAGTTTGGCTTCCATCTCTGTCAATGATCCTGAATTAATGGTGGGAAAACCGGCTGAATTAACTGCAGCAACAGGTATGGATGCGCTTACACATGCGATTGAGGCACTGGTTACTCCTGGAGCCTATCCGGTTACGGATGCCACAGCGTTAGCTGCTGTCGAGCTTATATTCCGTTATTTGCCTCTAGCTGTGGAGAACGGTCAAAATCTCGAAGCCCGGGAAAAGCTTGTATACGCTGTTTTTCTGGGGGGAATGGCCTTCAATAACGCGGGCTTGGGATATGTACATGCGATGGCCCACCAGCTCGGTGGTATGTACGATCTTCCGCATGGCGTGTGTAATGCGATGCTGCTGCCCTATGTACAGGAGGCCAATGCACAGCATGTTCCCCGTAAATTCAGACCCATCGCTAAGGCGATCGGCTTTTCTATCACAGGGCGAACTGACGAGGAATGCGCTGAGTTTGTTGTGGATGCCATCCGTAGTTTATCCCAGGAGGTCGGAATCCCGAAACGTTTGTCTGAGCTGGGAGTAACTGATCCGGACCTCAATCTGTTAGCAGACCATGCGATGAAAGATGCATGTGCAGCTAGTAATCCATTTCAACCGACCAAAGAAGAAGTTATTGCTCTGTTTCAAAAAATACTTTAA